One Burkholderia sp. 9120 genomic window, AATCACCCACGATGACGCGCCGCGCCGACCGCCTGTTCCAGATCGCCGAACTGCTGCGCGGACGGCGTCTGACCACCGCGCAACAACTCGCCGACTGGCTCAATATTTCGCTACGCACGGTCTATCGCGACGTGCGCGATCTGCAACTGTCGGGTGTGCCGATTGAAGGCGAAGCGGGCATTGGCTACCGTCTGAGCCGCGCGGCGAGTCTGCCGCCACTCACCTTCACTGCGGACGAACTCGCCGCGCTCGCCGCCGGCGCGCGCATGCTCGAATCGTGGGGCGGCTCAGGCTTCGCGAGCGGCGCGCGTGGCGCGCTGGCGAAGATCGCTTCTGCCATGCCGGCCGATAAACGCGCGGCGCTCGAGCGGCTCGCTGTGTTCGCGCCGTCGTTTCAC contains:
- a CDS encoding YafY family protein, which gives rise to MRRYHRGTVPVLFYQSPTMTRRADRLFQIAELLRGRRLTTAQQLADWLNISLRTVYRDVRDLQLSGVPIEGEAGIGYRLSRAASLPPLTFTADELAALAAGARMLESWGGSGFASGARGALAKIASAMPADKRAALERLAVFAPSFHIKGDFSTQLDALHRAIDTRHVVGFAYTDASGAASERRVWPLALAYWGARWTLGAWCELRSDFRNFSLEKMQNLQMLEQYPDQEGKRLADLMRHVNAKPR